One genomic window of Sphingomonas sp. C3-2 includes the following:
- a CDS encoding DUF2141 domain-containing protein yields the protein MLKLTGVAALCLTAAAVSFAAPDRAVAAPIGPHAESCENGGPAVIARVSGLKSHGGTVRVQLYAENEKTFLEKRQYLQRVDVPVKAGAMDICVPVPKPGRYALSVRHDVDGNGKTSRSDGGGFSGNPKVSLGDLIAKRKPDLHDVAFTVGSQPRVVPVTLRYVQGLSFKPIGA from the coding sequence ATGTTGAAACTTACCGGTGTTGCAGCACTTTGCCTGACCGCAGCCGCGGTTTCGTTTGCTGCACCCGATCGTGCAGTGGCGGCCCCGATCGGCCCGCATGCCGAGTCGTGCGAAAATGGCGGTCCGGCTGTTATCGCGCGGGTAAGCGGCTTGAAGTCGCATGGTGGGACTGTGCGCGTCCAGCTTTATGCCGAGAATGAAAAGACGTTTCTGGAGAAGCGGCAATATCTTCAGCGAGTCGATGTGCCGGTGAAGGCAGGTGCGATGGATATCTGCGTTCCCGTGCCCAAGCCGGGGCGCTATGCGCTGTCGGTCCGCCATGATGTCGATGGCAACGGCAAGACCAGCCGCTCGGACGGCGGCGGCTTTTCCGGAAACCCCAAGGTGTCGCTGGGCGATCTGATCGCCAAGCGCAAACCCGATCTGCACGATGTTGCCTTTACCGTTGGGAGCCAGCCGCGCGTCGTCCCCGTGACGCTGCGTTACGTGCAGGGCCTCTCGTTCAAGCCAATCGGCGCCTAG